GAAATTATGGAAGGGAGGGGTTTCGAAACTCAAGATAAATTAGGTTATGTATTACTAGACTTAAGACACCTTGGTGAAGATGTGATAAATGAACGGCTCTCTAACGTGAAGGAGACGACGATGACGCTACTCGACCTAGACCCTGCTAAAGACCCTATCCCCGTAAGACCGTCTGAGCATTATATGATGGGAGGTATCCATGTGGACAATCATGGAAGAACTTGTGTAAAGGGATTATGGGCTGCGGGAGAAGTTGCATGTGTCAGTATTCATGGAGCGAACAGATTGGGTACTAATGCGTTGACCGAGTGTGTAGTTTATGGAATGTTGGTAGGTAGGGATGTGGCCGATTATTTGGAGAAGGATGGTCAAACATCAACCTCAGCATCGACACCAGCATCAGATACTCTAAAGGAAGATATGGATAATAATGAGGATAAGATTCTAGAACTTTTGTCGAGGAAGGATGGTGAGAGTATTTATAAGATTAGAAGGTCGCTATGGGCGATCATGGATGAGTATGTAAGTGTAATAAGGAGTAGAGAAGGTCTTGAAACGGCTCTGTCGAAGATAAAGCAACTTCAGGAGAGGTTCACAAAAGCATACTTAGGAGATGGCAATAGGTACTACAATACTTCACTTATAAATGCGCTTGAGTTAGAGAATATGTTGATACTTGCAGAGCTCATTACAATCTCAGCTATAAATAGAAATGAATCAAGGGGTGCCCATTATAGGGCTGATTTTCCTAAACGTGATGATGTAAATTGGTTAAAGCATACGTTGATCTTCTACTCTAAAGAAGGACCTAAGTTAAGTTACATACCAGTAAGAATAACAAGGTGGCATCCTACAGAAAGGAAGTATTAGGGTGTTGAAGATGGTAAAGTTAAGAATATTTCGATTCGATCCATCAAAATGGTCACAATATTATATGGAGTATGATATACCAATACGTGAAAATATGACGATCCTCGACGCATTACTTTACATTAAAGAGGAGCTCGACCCATCCCTTACCTTTAGGTACGCATGTAAGGCAGGTCTATGTGGGAGCTGTGGTATAAAAGTAAATGGTAGGGAAACCCTTGCCTGTCAAACGAGGATCGAATGGTTCGGAGAAGGTAAAGTAACGTTAGAACCTCTCTCTAACTACCCTATCATCCGTGATTTGGTGGTAGATCATGAAGAGTTATTCAAAAAGCATGCTTCAGTAAAACCTTACATAATTCGGAATGAGGAAGGGGTCGATAAAGAATATTTACAAACCCCGAATGAGAGGGAAGAATTCGTTCAGGCAGCTACGTGTATAAATTGTGGTCTCTGTTATAGTGCATGTCCCACAGTTAGTATCGATCGCCGATTCTTAGGGCCACATGCATTGGCTCAAGCATACAGGTATATAATGGATAATAGAGATTCTGAACCGAGTGCAAGGCTTACGATTGTAGATACGCTACATGGGGTATGGCGTTGCCACTTTATCGGTAGTTGTAGCCACGTCTGTCCTAAAGGTGTCGATCCCGCCCTCCTGATTCAAAGGGTTAAGAGATTCTTTATATTGAGTGAAAGGAGATTGAAGAGGCGAAGACCCGCTCCA
The DNA window shown above is from Nitrososphaerales archaeon and carries:
- a CDS encoding succinate dehydrogenase/fumarate reductase iron-sulfur subunit — encoded protein: MVKLRIFRFDPSKWSQYYMEYDIPIRENMTILDALLYIKEELDPSLTFRYACKAGLCGSCGIKVNGRETLACQTRIEWFGEGKVTLEPLSNYPIIRDLVVDHEELFKKHASVKPYIIRNEEGVDKEYLQTPNEREEFVQAATCINCGLCYSACPTVSIDRRFLGPHALAQAYRYIMDNRDSEPSARLTIVDTLHGVWRCHFIGSCSHVCPKGVDPALLIQRVKRFFILSERRLKRRRPAPLKS
- a CDS encoding FAD-binding protein, whose amino-acid sequence is MEKIYYDVVIIGGGIAGLRAALEIAANCKSKVSIAVMSKYHPLRSHSVVAGGGISGALWVGDSPELHAWDTIKGGDFLCDQDAVEMFTQLAPKEIIKLEHWGVPWERNKDGTLQNAQRMGGHSFPRAVFVGDRTGHFIVQSLYERCLMYDNIEFLNDHFAMSIVVSGDKVNGLTALDIKRGIIVGIKVRAIVIATGGLGRIYRTTTNEDQNTGDGMVLAYKIGVPLKDMEFVQFHPTGLVPHGYLITEAARGEGGYLINAKGERFMKRYAPERQELAPRDIVSRSIMFEIMEGRGFETQDKLGYVLLDLRHLGEDVINERLSNVKETTMTLLDLDPAKDPIPVRPSEHYMMGGIHVDNHGRTCVKGLWAAGEVACVSIHGANRLGTNALTECVVYGMLVGRDVADYLEKDGQTSTSASTPASDTLKEDMDNNEDKILELLSRKDGESIYKIRRSLWAIMDEYVSVIRSREGLETALSKIKQLQERFTKAYLGDGNRYYNTSLINALELENMLILAELITISAINRNESRGAHYRADFPKRDDVNWLKHTLIFYSKEGPKLSYIPVRITRWHPTERKY